Proteins encoded together in one Salmo salar chromosome ssa08, Ssal_v3.1, whole genome shotgun sequence window:
- the LOC106610209 gene encoding SWI/SNF-related matrix-associated actin-dependent regulator of chromatin subfamily A member 5, translating into MSETGNGVELREEQAVELEETGGVEEKDDASEASKEESSEAGQDAQDEDPSSSTAPAYEEKVASDRTNRFEYLLKQTEVFAHFIQPAAQKTPTSPLKMKPGRPRVKKDEKQNLLSVGDNRHRRTEQEEDEELLSESSKTTNVCTRFDESPSFVKGGTMRDYQVRGLNWLISLYENGINGILADEMGLGKTLQTISLLGYMKHYRSIPGPHMVLVPKSTLYNWMNEFKRWVPSLKAVCLIGDREQRNALIRDVLLPGEWDVCVTSYEMLIIEKAVFKKFNWRYLVIDEAHRIKNEKSKLSEIVREFKTTNRLLLTGTPLQNNLHELWALLNFLLPDVFNSSEDFDSWFDTNNCLGDQKLVERLHTVLRPFLLRRIKNEVEKSLLPKKEIKMYVGLSKMQREWYTKILMKDIDILNSAGKMDKMRLLNVLMQLRKCCNHPYLFDGAEPGPPYTTDLHLAVNSGKMAVLDKLLPKMKAQGSRVLIFSQMTRMLDILEDYCMWRNFGYCRLDGQTPHEERQISINAYNEENSPKFIFMLSTRAGGLGINLATADVVILYDSDWNPQVDLQAMDRAHRIGQKKQVRVFRFITENTVEERIVERAEMKLQLDSIVIQQGRLVDPNANKLGKDEMLSIIRHGATHVFASKESDITDDDIDEILERGEKKTMELKEKMNTMGESSLRNFTMESDNSVYTFEGEDYREKKKVVTNWIEPPKRERKANYAVDAYFREALRVSEPKAPKAPRPPKQPNVQDFQFFPPRLFELLEKEILFYRKTIGYKVPRNPELPNSAQHQKEEQAKIDEAEGLSEEELEEKENLLSQGFTIWNKRDFNQFIKANEKWGRDDIENIAREVEGKTPEEVMEYSAVFWERCNELQDIEKIMAQIERGEARIQRRISIKKALDTKIGRYKAPFHQLRISYGTNKGKNYTEEEDRFLICMLHKLGFEKESVYDELRQCIRNSPQFRFDWFLKSRTAMELQRRCNTLITLIERENMELEEREKAEKKKKGPRSQSSAQKRKGEGTPDQRGGRRKKLKL; encoded by the exons ATGTCCGAGACTGGAAACGGCGTGGAGCTGCGGGAAGAGCAAGCAGTTGAACTTGAAGAAAccggaggagtggag GAAAAGGATGATGCGTCAGAGGCCAGCAAGGAGGAGTCTTCTGAAGCCGGACAGGATGCCCAAGATGAGGACCCCTCTTCATCTACAGCGCCAGCCTATGAGGAGAAAGTG GCATCAGACCGGACCAACCGATTTGAGTACCTACTGAAGCAGACAGAGGTGTTTGCCCATTTCATCCAACCTGCGGCCCAGAAGACCCCCACCTCCCCGCTCAAGATGAAGCCAGGACGCCCTCGTGTCAAGAAGGACGAGAAACAGAATCTCCTCTCGGTCGGAGA TAACCGTCATCGTCGCACAGAGCAGGAAGAGGATGAAGAGCTGCTGAGCGAAAGCAGCAAGACCACCAACGTCTGCACCCGCTTCGACGAATCTCCCTCCT TTGTAAAAGGGGGTACAATGAGAGACTACCAGGTCCGTGGTCTGAACTGGCTCATCTCTCTGTACGAGAACGGAATCAACGGGATCCTTGCTGATGAAATG GGTTTGGGTAAGACCCTGCAGACCATCTCTCTGCTGGGGTACATGAAGCACTACAGGAGCATCCCCGGGCCCCACATGGTGCTGGTGCCCAAGTCCACCTTGTACAACTGGATGAACGAGTTCAAACGTTGGGTCCCCTCCCTCAAAGCAGTCTGCCTCATCGGAGACCGAGAGCAGAGG aaTGCCCTGATCAGAGATGTGCTGCTGCCAGGGGAGTGGGATGTGTGTGTCACCTCTTACGAGATGCTCATCATAGAGAAGGCCGTGTTCAAGAAGTTTAACTGGAGGTACCTGGTCATCGACGAGGCCCACAGGATCAAGAACGAGAAGTCAAAG CTGTCTGAGATAGTGCGTGAATTCAAGACCACCAACCGTCTGCTGCTAACCGGCACCCCGCTGCAGAACAACCTCCACGAGCTCTGGGCCCTGCTCAACTTCCTGCTGCCAGACGTCTTCAACTCCTCAGAG GACTTTGACTCGTGGTTTGACACCAACAACTGCCTGGGGGATCAGAAGTTGGTGGAACGTCTTCACACT gtaCTGCGTCCTTTCCTGCTGCGTCGTATCAAAAATGAGGTGGAGAAGTCTCTGCTGCCTAAGAAAGAGATCAAGATGTACGTGGGGCTGAGTAAGATGCAGAGAGAATG GTACACCAAGATCCTGATGAAGGACATAGACATCCTGAACTCTGCAGGGAAGATGGACAAGATGCGTCTGCTCAACGTCTTGATGCAGCTGAGGAAGTGCTGCAACCACCCGTACCTGTTTGACGGGGCCGAGCCCGGCCCGCCTTACACCACCGACCTGCACCTGGCCGTCAACAGCGGCAAGATGGCCGTCCTTGACAAGCTGCTGCCCAAGATGAAGGCTCAGG gCTCCCGTGTGCTGATCTTCAGCCAGATGACCAGGATGCTGGACATCTTGGAGGACTACTGCATGTGGCGCAACTTTGGCTACTGTCGCCTGGACGGACAGACGCCCCACGAGGAGAGACAG ATCTCCATCAACGCGTACAATGAGGAGAACAGCCCTAAGTTCATCTTCATGTTGAGCACCAGGGCCGGAGGGCTGGGTATTAACCTGGCCACAGCTGACGTGGTCATCCTCTACGACTCAGACTGGAACCCTCAGGTCGACCTGCAGGCCATG GACCGAGCTCACAGGATTGGTCAAAAGAAGCAGGTGCGTGTGTTCCGTTTCATCACGGAAAacacagtagaggagaggatcgTGGAGCGGGCCGAGATGAAGCTCCAACTGGACTCCATCGTCATCCAGCAAG GAAGGCTAGTGGATCCCAATGCCAACAAGCTGGGGAAGGACGAGATGCTGTCTATCATCCGGCACGGCGCCACGCACGTCTTCGCCTCCAAGGAGAGCGATATCACCGACGATGACATCGACGAGATCCTGGAGCGAGGCGAGAAGAAG ACCATGGAGTTGAAGGAGAAGATGAACACCATGGGCGAGAGCTCCCTGAGGAACTTCACCATGGAGTCCGACAACAGTGTGTACACCTTCGAAGGAGAGGACTACAGGGAGAAGAAGAAGGTGGTCACCAACTGGATCGAGCCAcccaagagagagaggaaggccaACTACGCAGTGGATGCCTACTTCAGAGAGGCCCTGCGTGTCAGCGAGCCCAAAGCACCCAAG GCTCCTCGTCCACCTAAGCAGCCCAATGTGCAGGACTTCCAGTTCTTCCCCCCAAGGCTGTTTGAACTGCTGGAGAAAGAGATCCTATTTTACAGGAAGACTATTGGCTACAAG GTTCCTCGTAACCCAGAACTGCCCAACTCGGCTCAGCACCAGAAGGAGGAGCAGGCCAAGATTGACGAGGCCGAGGGCCTAtcagaggaggagctggaggagaaggagaaccTCCTCTCGCAG GGCTTCACCATCTGGAACAAGCGTGACTTTAACCAGTTCATCAAAGCCAATGAGAAGTGGGGGAGAGACGACATCGAGAACATCGCCAGAGAGGTGGAGGGCAAAACCCCAGAGGAAGTCATGGAATATTCCG cTGTGTTCTGGGAGCGCTGCAACGAGCTGCAGGACATTGAGAAGATCATGGCTCAGATCGAGAGAGGAGAGGCCCGCATCCAGAGGAGGATCAGCATCAAGAAAGCACTGGACACAAAG ATTGGTCGCTACAAGGCGCCGTTCCACCAGTTGAGGATCTCGTACGGCACCAACAAGGGGAAGAACTACACAGAGGAGGAGGACCGCTTCCTCATTTGCATGCTGCACAAGCTGGGCTTCGAAAAGGAGTCGGTCTACGACGAGCTGCGCCAGTGCATCCGCAACTCGCCCCAGTTCCGCTTCGACTGGTTCCTCAAGTCCAGGACCGCCATG gagctccAGAGGCGATGCAACACCCTGATCACCCTGATTGAACGAGAGAACatggagctggaggagagggagaaggcggagaagaagaagaaaggacCACGGAGTCAGTCTTCT GCTCAGAAGCGTAAGGGAGAAGGGACCCCAGACCAGCGAGGAGGCCGCAGGAAAAAGCTAAAGCTGTGA